ATGAAAAGAAGTACACAGATGCTGGGTACTACATTATAAAGAATTAGCACTTTTGAGGATTTTAGACCGGTATATACTATCAAGGTTCGCATTCAATTTTTTCAGTTCGTTTGTTATATTGATGTTCATCTTCATATTTCAGACGATTTGGCTCTTTATTGATGATCTTGCCGGTAAAGGTTTGGACATCATTATCATAGGAAAGTTCCTTTTCTATTTAATGCCAGATTTAACTGAGAAAGTGCTACCCCTTACCGTATTGCTATCGTCCATACTTACTTTTGGAACCTTTGCCGAAAATTATGAGTTCGCCGCAATGAAGGCGTCGGGAATATCGTTACAAAGGTCTATGTTCAGCTTAATCATTTTTGTTACGATTTTAGGTGGGGTCACCTTCTTTTTTGCAAACAACGTTATTCCGCTATCACAACGAAAAATCTATAATCTAAGAAAGAACATTGCCAAGGTAAAACCAGCGGCCGCAGTTTCCGAGGGTATTTTTAGCGATTTTGAAGGAATGAACATCAAGGTCGATGAAAAATATGGAGAGAACGATCGTTTCTTACGCAACGTAATCATTCATAAAAAAACCAAGTCTAATATTAATAGTACGGTAATCAAGGCCAAAAAAGGAGAATTGATCAGCAGTGAAACTTCCGATATTATTCAGTTGGTCCTAACGGACGGACATTATTACGAGGAAATAGAAAGCAAGAAAAACAAGTTTAAATATCCTTTTGCAGAAGCTAGTTTTGATACCTACATTATGAATATTGAGGTGCCGGAACTGGACAATGAGGATTTAGAGGAAGAAAGAGATGTCAGTACCGCCAAGATGAAAAATATCAGCCGGCTGTCAAAAGATATTGATTCTATCAAAACCGATAATTTTAGGATAGTTCGTGCTTTTTCCAAGAATATCGTTAGCAGAATGGGCCTGTTTTCCCCATTAGCCATAAGGGACACCTCTATAGTAAAGAGTAAAGAACGTATACTAAAGGACTCGATAAATGCCGCAAAAATAGCCTTGCTTAAAGAGAATAAACCCAAGCAGGACTCCATTAAGGCGGACTTGTTACATCTTTTTCCGGATTGGCAGCGGATACAAGTGCTAACTAGTGCCAAAAATGCGACCTCGGGAATACTGGGCTCCGTGACGGGCAAGAAGGATGAAATTCAAAAAAGATATAAGAACTACAACCTCCACATCTTATCCTTACACAATAAATATGCCTTGGCCTTTTCCTGTATTATTCTTTTTTTCGTTGGAGCTCCCTTGGGTGCTATCATCAGAAAGGGAGGCCTGGGACTTCCAATGGTTATTGCCATTGTTCTCTTTTTAGTGTATTATTTCATTGGTGTTTTTGCAGGCAATTACGCCAAAGAAGGAAATATTCATCCTATGTTAGGGGCATGGGTTTCTACCCTGATTATGCTACCTTTGGGCTTTTATTTGACAAAAAGGGCAACCGAAGATAAAGGAATGACCAATTTTGGTGCGGTGACGGATTTTTTCAAAAATCTGTTCCGAAAAAAGAAAGAAACCGATTAGATGGGAGTACAAATGCCAGAAACAGTTCAGCTGAATACCATACAGGAAGCGATTGCCGATATACGAGAAGGCAAGGTCATTATTGTGGTAGATGATGAGAACAGGGAGAATGAAGGAGATTTTTTGGCTGCGGCGGAATTGGCCACACCAGAAACCGTAAATTTTATGGCAACTCACGGAAAAGGGTTGATTTGTGCGCCATTGACCGAGGGAAGATGTAAAGAACTTGGACTCCACATGATGGTCAGCAATAATACCGACCCTATGGAGACTGCCTTCACCGTATCTGTAGATTTAAGGGGAAACGGTGTTACCACGGGAATATCGGCATCGGACCGTTCAAAAACTGTTTGCGCTTTAACCGATAAGGAAACCAAACCGCATGATTTAGCAAGACCGGGACACATTTTCCCTTTAGTAGCTAAAGAAGGTGGTGTCCTACGAAGAACAGGACATACCGAGGCTGCAATCGATTTTGCACGATTAGCCGGATTAAAGCCCGCTGGAATTATCGTTGAAATCATGAACGATGACGGTAGCATGGCCCGTTTACCACAGCTGATGAAAGTGGCTGAAAAATTTGACCTTAAAATAGTTTCCATTGAAGATTTGGTCGCTTACCGAATGGAACACGACAGTCTTATCGATAAGGAGAACGACTTTGAAATAAAGACCCGTTTTGGAGATTACAGGTTACGAGCGTACAAGCAGACCACCAATAATCACGTACATATAGCCCTGACCAAAGGCAACTGGTCTAAGGATGAAAAGGTGTTGACCCGCATTAACTCCACCTTAATCAACAACGATATTCTAGGCACCTTGACCAATAGCCCTGACCAGAAGTTAGAGAATATGTTCAATGCTGTGAATAAAGAAGGTAAAGGCGCTATTGTATTTATCAATCAAGATGCAGAATCACTTAACTTATTGAATAGGTTGGCAGAGCTTCAGGAATTACAGAAAAAGGGAATTTCTAAAGCGCCCAAAATAGAAATGGATTCGCGTGATTTTGGAATCGGGGCGCAAATACTACACGATTTAGGAATCAGCAAAATGCGTCTATTGACCAATAGTAGACAAGGAAAACGTGTAGGTATCGTGGGTTACGGATTGGAGATTGTTGAGTACGTAACCTATTGATTAAAGGGATTAGATCATAATAGAAATAATCGAGTACATTTTTTTAGCGCGCTGCGCTACTTCTTCCTCTGTCCAACTTAGTTTTACCAAAACGGAGATAGTCCTTCCCATCCATTGGTCCGATTTGGAAAAATCGGCCTTCGAGTAATCCGGCAAAAAATGGGAGACTTCATTAGGTAACTTTCCTAGAGATTTCAAATTGGTCAAATGCTCCCACTTCTTATAATAATGCCAATTATTATCAAACCAATAAAAACAAGCATCAACACCTCCATTAACCAAAGCTTTATGTGTATTTCTGGCTATTTCTTCCGAAGGAAGGAAGAAATTTAAAAAGGAGTAATTCTCTTCCCCTCCGGCAGGCACCCTTCTAAAAGTCACCCCATTAACGCCTGCTATTTCGTTTTTTAAAACGCCGTAGTTTTTCTTTTGTATAGCGATAAATTCGTCCAAACGTTGTACTTGTGCACAACCTACTGCCGCGTTTAATTCAGATATTCTAAAATTATAGCCTAAGAAAGGATGCGTTTCCGCTCCCCTATCATTTCCCACATGGTCATGGCCGTGGTCGGAATAGTGGTCCGCATTGCGATAAAACTCTTCATTATTGGTAATTAAAGCACCACCCTCACCACAAGTAATCGTTTTAACGTAATCAAAAGAGAAACATCCCAAGTCTCCATAACTCCCTAACGGTTTACCGTCAAAACTACCTCCTATCGCTTGGCAAGCATCCTCTAAAAGTAATAGACCGTGTTTTTCACAGATTGCTTTCAACGCTCTTAGGTCCGCCATGGAACCACACATATGCACGGGCATTACTACCTTGGTCCGTTCCGTTATGGCAGCTTCAACCGCAGCAGGGTTTAAGGTTAAAGTATCATCAATATCAACTAAAACGGGTATAGCTCCCAGCGCAAGTATAGATTCAAAACTAGCCACAAAGGTGAACGTTGGCATGATGACCTCGTCCCCTGCTCCAATACCGGCACTTGCCAAAGCCACGGTGAGTGCGGCAGTCCCACTACTGACCAGTTGCACATATTTTGTCCCCATTCTTTTGGACAAAGCGGCTTCTAATTCCTTAGCCTTCCATTGTCCGTTGCGCATCCCATCAAAACCATAGCGCATAAGCACTCCCGTATCTAGCACAGTTTGTACTTGTGCTTTTTCATT
This genomic window from Maribacter sp. MJ134 contains:
- the ribB gene encoding 3,4-dihydroxy-2-butanone-4-phosphate synthase is translated as MGVQMPETVQLNTIQEAIADIREGKVIIVVDDENRENEGDFLAAAELATPETVNFMATHGKGLICAPLTEGRCKELGLHMMVSNNTDPMETAFTVSVDLRGNGVTTGISASDRSKTVCALTDKETKPHDLARPGHIFPLVAKEGGVLRRTGHTEAAIDFARLAGLKPAGIIVEIMNDDGSMARLPQLMKVAEKFDLKIVSIEDLVAYRMEHDSLIDKENDFEIKTRFGDYRLRAYKQTTNNHVHIALTKGNWSKDEKVLTRINSTLINNDILGTLTNSPDQKLENMFNAVNKEGKGAIVFINQDAESLNLLNRLAELQELQKKGISKAPKIEMDSRDFGIGAQILHDLGISKMRLLTNSRQGKRVGIVGYGLEIVEYVTY
- a CDS encoding DegT/DnrJ/EryC1/StrS family aminotransferase → MPGFELFGDNEKAQVQTVLDTGVLMRYGFDGMRNGQWKAKELEAALSKRMGTKYVQLVSSGTAALTVALASAGIGAGDEVIMPTFTFVASFESILALGAIPVLVDIDDTLTLNPAAVEAAITERTKVVMPVHMCGSMADLRALKAICEKHGLLLLEDACQAIGGSFDGKPLGSYGDLGCFSFDYVKTITCGEGGALITNNEEFYRNADHYSDHGHDHVGNDRGAETHPFLGYNFRISELNAAVGCAQVQRLDEFIAIQKKNYGVLKNEIAGVNGVTFRRVPAGGEENYSFLNFFLPSEEIARNTHKALVNGGVDACFYWFDNNWHYYKKWEHLTNLKSLGKLPNEVSHFLPDYSKADFSKSDQWMGRTISVLVKLSWTEEEVAQRAKKMYSIISIMI
- a CDS encoding LptF/LptG family permease, producing the protein MLSRFAFNFFSSFVILMFIFIFQTIWLFIDDLAGKGLDIIIIGKFLFYLMPDLTEKVLPLTVLLSSILTFGTFAENYEFAAMKASGISLQRSMFSLIIFVTILGGVTFFFANNVIPLSQRKIYNLRKNIAKVKPAAAVSEGIFSDFEGMNIKVDEKYGENDRFLRNVIIHKKTKSNINSTVIKAKKGELISSETSDIIQLVLTDGHYYEEIESKKNKFKYPFAEASFDTYIMNIEVPELDNEDLEEERDVSTAKMKNISRLSKDIDSIKTDNFRIVRAFSKNIVSRMGLFSPLAIRDTSIVKSKERILKDSINAAKIALLKENKPKQDSIKADLLHLFPDWQRIQVLTSAKNATSGILGSVTGKKDEIQKRYKNYNLHILSLHNKYALAFSCIILFFVGAPLGAIIRKGGLGLPMVIAIVLFLVYYFIGVFAGNYAKEGNIHPMLGAWVSTLIMLPLGFYLTKRATEDKGMTNFGAVTDFFKNLFRKKKETD